The genomic DNA TGACACTTTGCCCATGCTTAGTATCCTTTTCTATCCAACTGATTCTCCTATCTTATTGCTCCAATCCCCCGTATCTCGGCCTCTTGTTCTTTCCTTGCAAGAGGTTGGTACGGAAGTGGAATTCTGCTAGGGAAGGTATTGTGAAATAAATTTAGCAGAATACTGTTACTATGTAGGTATCAGTAATGAAATGTTGGAATAAGTGTCATGTTGGATGTGCTAAATTTATTTTTGTAATTGTATGGATGAACAGACTTCCCCAATGCTTAGTATGTCCTTTTTAATGATACTTGCCTTCCATCCTATTtctcccatctcttcctctctaggCCATGGTCTTTCCAGTGGTTGGTACAGAAGTGGACTTCTGGTACAGAAGTGGACTTCAGCTCCTCTTGATATTCTGACACTGCTCTTCAGGGTTATGTATGCTGTGAATGGGTGCCACCACTACCAGATCGGTCCTTATGCAGGAAGTGCAATGGCCCATCATGGTCAGACATCTCTCTGTGCCATTTTGTGCATTATGTTTAATATTTCagtgaggtaaaaaaaaatgcatctcttcaggcctcccgagtggcgcagcggtctatcgcatcgcagtgttgcggcgtcactacagcctgggctcgaatcccaggctgtgtcacaactggccgGAAGTCCCATatgacggcgcacaattggcccagcgttgtctggctTAGGGGAGGTTTTGGGGGCtcggctttacttggctcattgcgctctagcaactccttgtggcgaaccaggcgcctgcaagctgacttcggtcgtcagttgaacggtgtttcctccgacacattggtgcagctggcttccaggttaagcaagCAGGTGTTGAGAAGTGTGgcttggcaggtcatgtttctgAGTACTCGACTTTTGTCTCTCCCAAGCGCGTTGGGGATTTGCAGCAACGATACtagatcgcaattggatatcatgaaattggggagaaaaaggggttaaaattacacttttattttaaataatcTCTTCTTTCTTCAGGAGGGACTTGGGCAGGACCAGCTTGAAGAAAGAATACTGTCTGACTGTTGCCTAATCATTTGCTGACCAGATGAGACTCCTTAAGTTGAAGTGGCATCAGCATACTGTTGTCCTTGATGCTCACCATTTCTATGTACTGTCACCATTAAAGTCATAAATTGTTTACAATTTTTACTGTTGCCATCAGTGTTGCTTTTGCTTGCATACTCAACTGCAGAAATATTACTTGAAAGCACtgattttcaaatgtatttcatttACCAATCTAACTACCAAAAatgaataaattattttttatgtaTAATTGATTACTTTATTGAGTATGGACAAAATATCCTGTCTTTTTGAGGCACCGTTCACATTATCACAGCTGATCACAGAATGGTAAAGGACTTCCTAATATAACTCTGGGGAAGTACAGAGGCATTGAAATGCAACACTCAATGGTAAAGAACTGCAAATGATCCCTGAGTAGGTGCTTTCCAGACATAAAAATACTCTAGGCTAGTCCTGGAGGACAATGGATTTTGTTACTGTGAGCTTATTGGTCATGCTCCTGTCTGGGGTGTGGTTTACTGTTTTGTTGAAGCCCCATTGGTTGAGTGTGGCACTGGCAATACCTGCACTGTGGCTCTACTAAGCCCTCAACCCTGCCACTGGTTTGCCCTGGTTCCTCACTACATCCTTTGAGACCTGGGTTCATGACTCTGGAGTCTTATTTATTCTTGTCAGTCAGGTGATGTAACCCTGGCTTGTTTGGAGCTGGGGTGCAGGGAGAACTTGACAGTGAGGCTAGGGGAGGTGGAGGTGTTTACATCAGGGGTGCCTGGCAGGGTTGCAATCGCTGTGGGGAACTTTGAGAGAGGGTTGAGTGATTCAGTGTGTAGTTGCATAAATGCTGTTAAGAAAGAAGATACTATGATATTAATAATACATTGATACCACTTTGTTTTGATTTTGTTACTCCCTGTGACAAAgagttgtagtgtcatgttacaCCCTCTGAGAAGTGCTATTTCCTAGTTTCCTCTATCCTTTACCTAGGTTGTGCTATACACACTATGTGAGCACAGGAGAGGGGAAGCCCGGGGAAGCTCTCCATGTGGGATGGTTCAGAGACATCTAGAGAGGAGGTTGCAAGTTTTCTCCATTGTCCGGGGCCCAGAGCTCATAGTGACATGTCGGCAGCATGACGACCATGACATTCCCACTCTACAACGGATGCTCCACCTGTCACTCCTGAAGCCTGTTGAAATCACCACCTCCTTGTACATTGCTCACGTGTCCCTCCGTCTCTGTGTACAGGTGAGCTGATGGACCCTTTCCACTTCAGGGGCTCTTTAGTAAGGTCATATTAAGGGAGCGCCGTCAACATACCAATCAACACATCTATAATGGTTTATTCGTGAACATTAAAATGTATAACTGGATATTTCCGAGCCCACTAGCCACTTGTTATAACTCACTCTTTTTTACATTTCTGTCCACATCCCTGTATACGGGGAACGAGACGCATAGCCTCTAACCCAGTTGGACCTTCTCCAAAAGAACAGAACCCACTCCCTGGATCACTCACATGGGGGAAACGGCTACCTCTTCCACCGGTCCTCTCCGTCCGACTCTGGGGTTTATCGCTGTTTCCAGGAGGGGCAGCTGACGGGGTTACCTCCTGCGGATGGATGAGCAAAAGAGAACTGACAGGACCAAGCCCAAGTCCAGATGAGCCATACCTTCCTCAGAGCTAGTGGCcctttgcctggctacccagacgcCTTGCTCAGGCCAAACGGCACGCTACTTCTCCACAGATTTCTGGatcacagtgcattcggaaagtattcagaccccttgacttcatccaaatgttacgttacagccatattctaaaatggattaaattgtttttttccccttatcaatctacatacaataccccataatgacaaagcaaaaacaggtttttagaaatgtttgcaaatttattaaaaatacaaaactgaaatattacatttacataagtattcagaccctttactcagtactttgttgaagcaccgttggcagtgattacagccttgagtcgtcttggggcccttctcccccgattgctgtttggccgggcagccagctctaagaagagtcttggtgggtctgaacttcttccatttaagaatgatggaggccactgtgttcttgtggaccttcaatactgcagacattttgtggtacccttccccagatctgtgcctcgacacaatcttgtctcggagctctagggacaattccttcgaactcgtggcttggtttttgttctgacatgcactgtcaactgtgggacctttatatagacaggtgtgcctttccaaatcatgtctgatcaattgaatttaccacaggtggactccattcaagttgtagaaacatctcaaggatgataaatagaaacaggatgcacctgagctcaatttcaagtctcatagcaatgggtctgaatacttatgttatgtATCTCTTTATTATTTGTAATAGTGATCAAAACAaaaatacctgtttttgctttgtcattatggggtattgtgtgtagattaaataaataacaattctcagcaatcaattttagaataaggctaggctgtaacttaacaaaatgtgggaaaagtcaagtggtctgaataccaCTGTATGTACCTCCCTGACCCTTCACCAAATGCAAACACATTCAGGGCCGTCTGATTGGTTCAGAAACCTTGGTGCCTTGCAAATAAAAGTTGAATTACTTGTTAAAGGCTTTGGCAAGTATACGACGTGTAACAcaataatcaaataaaaacagttttATTATTATAGTCAACATTTACAAAACCATATGATCCTTCCCCATCTTTCATTTAACACTGATACTTGAACTACATGAAAAAGGTCAATATTCAGAAGCTTTAGTTTCACATTTGATATAATAACGTAACAGTCTTAGTAACACTTGCGGAGTGATAAGAAAAACTACACTTGAGGTCCCAATGGCTTGGCCCTACATTCAGTCAACAGTATGATTAAGTTTACAGAATGTTTAATCTCGGTTACCCAGAAGTAAAATTATTGTTAAGGTTTGTCACTtcctgtccacgagagattataCAATGTTTAACATCAATATTGTTTAAAGACAACTGCTACTAGGTAAAGAGAAAATCATTGTCTATGAGAGAAACATACTGCATGATTGGTACATGATTGTCTCATCCATCTCTATCGGCCCATGGCTCATGAGTGGTGGGATGCCATTGTTTGAATGGTCTGAGCCTGTATCCATGACGGGAACAATACTTGGCACGCCCACCTCTCTGGAAGGAGGCACTGCCAGCACCCCAAACTCCACCTCGAAGCTCCCCTTTGCCTCTCCATTCTCACGACGTATCAGCAGCTCATACTCCCCGAACCGGACCAGGGCCTTATTCGGCAGCTCTGCCCTCTCCAGGTACCTCAACTCTGACCCGTTGACCGTCACGTGTCCCTTCTGGCTCAGGTTCTGCACAGAGAACAGCATGTCAGGGCTGTTGGCGGTGAGGTAGGCCTGCAAGGCCAGCTGCTTGCGGGAGACCCGTGGGTCAGCCAGGGCAAAGGTGCATCCGTGGGCGTCCCGGCCCAGCCTCAGGGGGTCCTCGGCTGGGTGCTTGTGCCTGGCGTCCAGGGGCAGCAGGCGGTAAAGAGCCTTAGAGGCCTGCTGGGGGTGGTAGAGCTGGATCTGGAGGTAGGTCATCAGCTCCTCTGTTTCCATGGTGTGAGGCAACTCCATGATGTGTGTTATGATAGCTTTTGCAATTGAGAGGATGCTGACTTTCAGTTTCAATTGGTCTGAAAGAAAAACAGAGATAATTATTAAATTGACTATTTTTTGTTATTCTGGCACTAAACAAGTCTTATTACTAGAAATAGAATAACAGCTCAGACAGAGGGTACTGAAATTAAAAACATTTCATTCTATTGCACAATTCTATAGGGAGAAATGTCAGGGTATTTCCATAAAGCAGTAGAAAATCTCTTGTTTTGTTAACACTTTTTGTTCTCATTTTAAGGAATACTTGTCAGAATTGCATCATTCCACACACCCAGCCTCATTCAGCATTTCCTCTAAAACTTTCACTTGATGAAAGTAATTTCACTGTGCTATGAATGTAGCCTATTTTATATGGGTCGTTCCAtgaaatgagtgccttttgcctcagatattttaagtagaaattgtgcaccaatgttgaattttaaaagcctgttatattaaatgaagtgctctttactatagaccacatggaaaatGCAATACATCAAAAACAAAtgtatgaataaagacttgctaaagtgtcaatattcagcattttgacatgttcCACTGCATCCTCTACActattagaaaaaaaggtgctatataGATCctaaaaagggttatttggctgtccccacaggagaaccctttgaagacccctttttggttccaggaaaaacccatttggttccaggtagaacccatttgAGTTccaggaaccaaaaagggttattttatggggacagccggagaacccttttggaacccacttaaccccaacatttatccatgttttcaccatcattggctaggtttccatccaattggcaacatattttaatgcaaatattctaaaatctgcataaagacAATATTGTTTGTGAATTTTCCCACTAGTGGTGTGCTTCCACCAAAAAGACGTTCTGCAGATAAAAATCACTGCTTGATGACAGTGTAACAATGTTGCTTCACGTCCCTCTCCGGTTACAATTAGCACACACAAAATATACTTTTTAGCTAattttcatgtaccgaataataatctaaagttcaatgtggttccatcacattttcaactccatcgatagttttgtcacaaaaactgttatGTTAAATGAAATGTGcttactctggtcttggcatgtactctctagccaacagctcgcagatacagtgcaggttgGCTGTGCGGGTtgtctagtctacatgatgagattattttggatgagagagagaatattagTATTTGTCATACAGCAGtcaagcattgatcatcatgtcaccagagtaagaccctcgatatttattggaaatggAAAGGAGCAACAAGCTCATGACCGTGCACATTCACCACTCTGTGCAATTCATCCTAATTTATTTAATCGGTAGTtcaataaactgcatggttttccGAATAGtaatgggaggaccacacaacatatcatcgcgtgactcTCAAGTTTAcgtcgatatgatggtta from Oncorhynchus tshawytscha isolate Ot180627B linkage group LG15, Otsh_v2.0, whole genome shotgun sequence includes the following:
- the LOC112214669 gene encoding TRAF-interacting protein with FHA domain-containing protein A, whose amino-acid sequence is MELPHTMETEELMTYLQIQLYHPQQASKALYRLLPLDARHKHPAEDPLRLGRDAHGCTFALADPRVSRKQLALQAYLTANSPDMLFSVQNLSQKGHVTVNGSELRYLERAELPNKALVRFGEYELLIRRENGEAKGSFEVEFGVLAVPPSREVGVPSIVPVMDTGSDHSNNGIPPLMSHGPIEMDETIMYQSCSMFLS